Proteins encoded within one genomic window of Couchioplanes caeruleus:
- a CDS encoding prepilin peptidase codes for MPQPLLFGIVALLGLVVGSFLNVVIHRVPRGESLVRPPSQCPHCGNGVRARHNVPVLGWIMLRGRCADCKAPVSARYPLVEAATGALFVAVAAKFGWSWELPAYLYLAAIAIALTAIDLDVLRLPDAIVLPSYAVAPLLLIPAAVAGGGWDTVVRGLLAAALLYAIYRALALVPRGMGGGDVKLAPLLGFYLGWLGWSSVAVGAFAAFLLGGIVATVLMLLKVAGRKSRIPFGPYMLAGAFLAVFAAAPIADWYTSLLVPTL; via the coding sequence ATGCCCCAGCCCTTGCTGTTCGGCATCGTCGCCCTGCTCGGTCTCGTCGTGGGTTCGTTCCTCAACGTCGTGATCCACCGGGTTCCGCGCGGCGAATCCCTGGTGCGGCCTCCGTCTCAGTGCCCGCACTGCGGCAACGGGGTCCGTGCCCGGCACAACGTCCCGGTGCTCGGCTGGATCATGCTGCGCGGCCGCTGCGCGGACTGCAAGGCACCCGTCAGCGCCCGGTATCCGCTCGTCGAGGCGGCCACCGGCGCGCTGTTCGTCGCCGTCGCCGCGAAGTTCGGGTGGTCGTGGGAGCTGCCGGCGTACCTCTACCTGGCCGCGATAGCGATCGCCCTCACCGCGATCGACCTCGACGTGCTGCGGCTGCCCGACGCGATCGTGCTGCCGTCGTACGCCGTCGCCCCGCTGCTGCTGATCCCGGCGGCGGTCGCCGGCGGAGGCTGGGACACCGTGGTCCGCGGCCTGCTCGCCGCCGCTCTGCTCTACGCGATCTACCGTGCTCTCGCGCTGGTGCCCCGGGGCATGGGCGGCGGCGACGTCAAGCTCGCGCCGCTGCTCGGCTTCTATCTCGGCTGGCTCGGCTGGAGCTCGGTCGCCGTCGGCGCCTTCGCCGCCTTTCTGCTCGGCGGCATCGTCGCCACCGTGCTGATGCTGCTGAAGGTCGCCGGGCGCAAGAGCCGCATCCCGTTCGGCCCGTACATGCTCGCCGGCGCCTTCCTCGCCGTGTTCGCCGCGGCGCCCATCGCCGACTGGTACACCTCCCTGCTCGTCCCCACCCTCTGA
- the pilM gene encoding type IV pilus assembly protein PilM, translated as MAGVTPIGLDIGSSSIRAVEVRRAKDEFNLTNFGQVPLPPGTVQSGTVADPLAVTSALKQLWAACKFATKKVRLGVTNPQLVVREASIANLPAKEMRSALPFQVRDMLPLAVERSLLDFRPLEEPGDNATVRGLLVAMPKDAVMDLVQAVERAGLHVVDVDLASFALLRAASRLDAQVEAIVDIGAQITSVIVHADGEPLIVRTVPRGGVEITESIATRLGIPAPEAEALKCRYGLHGDERPDSATAVSDAVRPLISELRSSFTYLASGERQKQVTRVALCGGSALMPGLAEQVQKQLGVTVVYADNASRLRDTRKAKQRGFDSFLPAAAVSIGLTLGAAA; from the coding sequence ATGGCTGGCGTCACTCCGATCGGGCTGGACATCGGCTCGTCGTCCATCCGCGCCGTGGAGGTCCGCCGCGCGAAGGACGAGTTCAACCTGACCAACTTCGGTCAGGTCCCGCTGCCGCCCGGCACCGTGCAGAGCGGCACCGTCGCCGATCCCCTCGCCGTGACCTCGGCCCTCAAGCAGCTCTGGGCGGCGTGCAAGTTCGCCACCAAGAAGGTGCGGCTCGGCGTCACCAACCCGCAGCTCGTGGTGCGGGAGGCGTCGATCGCCAACCTCCCGGCCAAGGAGATGCGCAGCGCGCTGCCGTTCCAGGTGCGTGACATGCTCCCGCTCGCGGTCGAGCGCTCGCTGCTGGACTTCCGGCCGCTCGAGGAGCCCGGTGACAACGCCACCGTCCGCGGCCTGCTCGTCGCCATGCCCAAGGACGCGGTGATGGACCTCGTCCAGGCGGTCGAACGGGCCGGCCTGCACGTCGTCGACGTCGACCTCGCCTCGTTCGCCCTGCTGCGTGCGGCCTCCCGCCTGGACGCACAGGTCGAGGCGATCGTCGACATCGGCGCCCAGATCACCAGCGTGATCGTGCACGCCGACGGCGAGCCGCTCATCGTGCGTACCGTGCCGCGCGGCGGCGTGGAGATCACCGAGAGCATCGCCACCCGCCTGGGCATCCCGGCGCCGGAGGCCGAGGCGCTCAAGTGCCGCTACGGGTTGCACGGCGACGAGCGCCCGGACTCCGCCACCGCGGTCAGCGATGCGGTCCGTCCGCTGATCAGCGAGCTGCGGAGCTCGTTCACCTACCTGGCGTCGGGCGAGCGGCAGAAGCAGGTGACCCGCGTCGCGCTGTGCGGCGGCAGCGCGCTCATGCCCGGGCTGGCCGAGCAGGTCCAGAAGCAGCTCGGCGTCACGGTCGTCTATGCCGACAACGCGAGCCGTTTGCGTGACACCCGCAAGGCGAAGCAGCGCGGGTTCGACAGTTTCCTGCCCGCCGCCGCGGTGTCGATCGGCCTCACCCTGGGAGCGGCAGCCTGA
- a CDS encoding PilN domain-containing protein, which yields MTTTLMPVDPAVTAQRVNRVLTISASLLPDEIVAKRRNRRIRGLMIAFVLLVALACSAWIVQAKRLEQEADREVTAANGQIAALQREKNKFAPVVKLRDEGDLLKKQLQTVMANDLDWSALLHLLRTTGPDDIVVDGISGSLAKEGDSEGATTSGTLPSTSKSGSLGTVTVTGTAPDKKTLAAYVDALAEKTTVGNPFVTSVTRVDTKSDDETSGEETNGEETSDDETTLVEFSVDVEITKAALCGRFSSKSCGGK from the coding sequence ATGACCACCACCCTGATGCCCGTGGACCCCGCGGTGACCGCCCAGCGGGTCAACCGGGTCCTGACGATCTCGGCCAGCCTGCTGCCGGACGAGATCGTGGCCAAGCGGCGTAATCGGCGGATCCGGGGCCTGATGATCGCCTTCGTGCTCCTCGTCGCACTGGCCTGCAGCGCCTGGATCGTGCAGGCGAAGCGCCTGGAGCAGGAGGCCGATCGCGAGGTCACCGCCGCGAACGGTCAGATCGCGGCCCTGCAACGGGAGAAGAACAAGTTCGCGCCGGTGGTGAAGCTGCGCGACGAGGGCGACCTGCTCAAGAAGCAACTCCAGACAGTGATGGCGAACGACCTGGACTGGTCCGCGCTGTTGCATCTGCTACGGACCACCGGGCCGGACGACATCGTCGTCGACGGCATCTCCGGCAGCCTGGCCAAGGAGGGCGACAGCGAAGGGGCCACCACGTCCGGCACGTTGCCGAGCACGAGCAAGTCCGGTTCGCTCGGCACGGTGACCGTAACGGGGACCGCTCCCGACAAGAAGACCCTCGCTGCCTACGTGGACGCCCTCGCCGAGAAGACCACGGTCGGAAACCCGTTCGTCACCAGCGTCACTCGGGTCGACACCAAGAGCGACGACGAGACGAGCGGGGAAGAGACGAACGGGGAAGAGACGAGCGACGACGAGACGACGCTGGTCGAGTTCAGCGTCGACGTGGAGATCACCAAGGCTGCCCTGTGCGGCCGGTTCAGCAGCAAGTCCTGCGGAGGTAAGTGA